One window of the Vigna radiata var. radiata cultivar VC1973A chromosome 1, Vradiata_ver6, whole genome shotgun sequence genome contains the following:
- the LOC106769020 gene encoding lipid transfer-like protein VAS, producing MKIMETMLRAVCCIAFVVLLQCVGRGSAQDSSCLNKLSPCLSYLNGSEDPPDSCCEPLKSVIESDAECLCSLVSNRGTRQAENAGINVTQAQQLPGRCGQHVNPLSCLTSSPGPTNSEQNSATKFMHVSNEIFMIIIFWSIIARV from the exons atgaaaataatggaaacaATGTTGAGAGCAGTATGCTGCATTGCATTTGTTGTACTATTGCAGTGTGTGGGAAGAGGAAGTGCTCAAGATAGTTCTTGCCTGAATAAGCTTTCACCTTGCTTAAGCTACCTCAATGGCAGTGAAGACCCTCCTGATAGTTGCTGTGAGCCTCTGAAATCTGTGATTGAATCTGATGCAGAATGTCTGTGTAGCTTGGTGAGCAACAGAGGCACAAGGCAAGCAGAAAACGCTGGCATTAATGTCACTCAAGCTCAGCAATTGCCTGGTAGATGTGGCCAACATGTTAATCCATTGTCTTGCCTCACAA GTTCACCTGGCCCAACGAACTCGGAACAAAACTCAGCAACAAAGTTTATGCACGTGTCGAAtgaaatttttatgataataatattttggtcAATTATTGCACGTGTATAA